The sequence below is a genomic window from Pleuronectes platessa chromosome 13, fPlePla1.1, whole genome shotgun sequence.
CTGGAGGCGGAGCTGAGTGACCTGGAGGAGTGTGCCAGGGGAATCCGCAGCTCCACCTCCGACATGGAGCTGTCCttcctggaggagcaggtggcGTCAGCTGctgccaaggtccaacagtcggAACTACAGGTGGGTGGAAACTGCACCAATGGTCAGAGACGTAAGGGGACTGTTCACAGATCCTAATTTCTACTGCTCATTTTGAATACCTCGGGGAGTTTCACCCGTTGGTTTGTGAGTTGGAGTTATGAAGCATTAGATGGTACTAGCTGCCCATCACACAGTGTCAACCTCCCCAACTATTTCACTCTAAATTGGACCCTAATGTACAAGATGAACATCATGTTGTATTGAAAAAGACATGAAACTAGAGATTGAAACCATGAACTCCTTTAAATGTTCACTGATGTTATAAATCAAGTGAAAAGTAGATTCACTTGTTTCGTAGACTTCTATAGAAGCAAACATCTTTTTtgcaaccagtggagtcgccctcttcTGGTCATTATAGAGAATGCAGGTTTCAGGCCCTTCAGCACTCTGGAGTATACATCAATCTTTACACAGTCTACGATTATAACAGACGGTTCAAGCAGTTTAAAAGTGATGTAACGACCACAATATGACTCTGATTGTTGTTCACTCCAAGCTGTCCTGCCCCCTGTTGGTACAAACATGTACTGCATAAGCTGTTTGtgtccctgctgctgcagatcGGCGACATCTCTACGAGAATCGCTGCGTTGAAGAGCGCCGGCCTCAACGTGGACACACAGTCACGCTTCACTAAGGCCAGATCCATTCCAGTTATGGTAAAATACCTGTTGATATTGATAATTTATCAGAAGAGTGAACAGCGTTACTGTCCGAACTTTATGTCAAACACATTCTACATGAATCCTCACAGCCGGTCACCCTCGACTCAACCAGACAACTGAGGAGGCGACTACCTGCTCCACCAGTGAAAGGTTCGAGTGGCTTTTCGTTTTGAACATTTCAAgtggtttttaaatataaattcaaatattcactgaatgtttttttattccacTAGAGGACAAAGAAAACTAAATCACGGACCCAGGACCGTTGCAGTACCTCCAACACAGCAgtgccttgacctttgaccctgcaGCCTACAAGCCAGTCTTAAATGATCCAGTCGGGTTTTATTTTTGCCTTAATTTGATCTTAAACATACCTCAGTTAATATGGGACACTAGTGCTCGACGTAGattgtgtgtggatgtgcagGAAATCATTGATTCTGGTGTCGTCTTTAGAAATGTACAGTGGATGAAATGAATTTATTTTCGGATTTGACACCAATaagttttttaaatgtgcataTTGATCCAAATGTAAGAGGCAGTGCAGCTGAAATCAGAACAAGACAATCACACACATTTGGGCTTTGACtttttggataaaaaaaaaataagtagaTAAGTCCTGTGAAATGATTCTGTTACACAGTCagtgataaaaaacaaaggCCATGAGTTGGACATTTAACTTTCTAATCAATTGAAGTTTTACAAATGATGTGTAGTGACAGAAAAGACACAGCATCAGCATTTTACTGTGTCATGAATACACAGTTCACACGAGAACAATTACAGCTTGTTAGACAAATGTTGAAGGACTGTCTAACAGTGATATTATGGATGACATAAACCTGTATTTTCCGTCTTgttgtgtatgtatttgtacAGAAAAACAATCAGTAACTTGTTTACTGCCTTTATTCTTaagaacagaaaatacaaaaaaaattgaaaagtgGCTCCccgttggaggaggaggaggggggggggggtgtaaaggTGAGGACTTGACACCTTAATACGACATTCCTGCGTCTGAAGTAGGTGTGGGAACGGGAAAGGAACTCCAAACTAACATAGCAGTAAACATGAGTGCGTGACCTGAGTAAAGTAAAAACAAGTTTTATCCAGTTTCCTTCATGAAATAAAAACTTTCGCTGGCTCAACAAGTAAACACGAAAGCCAAAGTGTTACATTAAAACATCTGAAGTTAACTTTTCCTCTCTGGGCTCGAGTTCTGTCCTTAAGGTGAACTTGAGCAGCAGCTATAGTGATGAAACATTTCAGCATTGGAGCACGTAGCGCTAACTCCCATAGAGAACCAGCTCTTTCCCTAGAGCCTTGTGGGACGTGTAGTGTTGGTCAGGAGCTCTCTGAGACCAGGAAGCACTCCCTCTGATCAGGGACTATGAATCCTTCCTTCTGTTCGCTCTCTCTTCTGTCCGACATCACAAACGACTGCTTGGGGTCGATGACCACCGAGCCCTCTTTGTCCTGACCGGGCGCCTCCATCTCGGCGTAGGACGGGTGACCAGACCCTCGTCTGAACTTCATGATGGGCCAGCGGGTCGGCCGCCGCTGTGTGAAGGAGAGGACAACGGATAATTCAAGAATCTGGTCTCAAATCAATAGAAATTATTGATTTTGGTTGAATTTGGGAAAGCTGGTACTGCTCCTTCACAGACTTTGTCAGGTACACTTGAACAAGCCATTACCACCGTTACAATAAAGAGATAAACACCTCCATGAAGAAGAGGCTGGCACTGGAAGTGGGATGACTGTACACGTACAGCGACAGGAGGACGGCTGCTGCCATGAAGACCATCATCAGGACGATGCCCGCCAGGAGGCCGACCTGCAGCCGCTCGTCTCCCTCTCccgtgtcctcctcctcgtctgctgctgcacagaggttaggggggggggactcactgAGTCACAATCACATGGATTCTGACGCAAATGTTTTACACTCAGGAAAAtacaagtaaatacaaaaatactgcAAGTTGCAAATGAGTAACAAGTTAAAAATCAATGTTGAGTTTTTATCCATAACTTGGTGTGATGCAAAAAATGTTGGTGTGCACACAGATAAGTGCAAAACACTGTAAGTCATGCAATCATCATTTCTAAATAtggttgtttttaaaatatttgaaaagcaGTGGATTCAGTCCCACATTTTCCCATTTCATAATGACGTCATTGATACAATGTGATAAAGAACAATTGTTTAAATACACTGCAGATTGTGTCTTTCTCATTCTAAACAATCATACTTTTATTGATTCACTTCTATAAGCTTTAGGTCTATAGTCCTATAGGATGCATATAAACTTTACCTCtattttaaaatgcagtttgcagTAAAATGTTGGAACAATTTGTTTTTCCAAAGTGATCTTCTCACCAAGTTTTGTGAAAGTGCAATAAATTAAATGACTTACGAGCTTCACTGATGTGTAACGAGATCTTTGTGTCATCtatagaaacagaaacacatcatGACATTTAGTATATTAGTTTGTTTGTAGGGAATCTTAGAATCTCTGTAGAGAAATAAAATCTCACTATGACACTAGAATGTCACTGTTACAGTAAAACAAGAGTCAATCTGAAGACATAAGGAATGTAAGAGACTACATTTGTAGATGGTTAATTACTagatcaatacatttttaaagaacTTTGTTATAaattctaataaataaatacaatagtacttttactttactctTCCTTCTTCCAAAGTGAAATAAGGGAATAGACTTTAGTTGGAGTTGGACATTGCCGCTTCCGATACAATCATTAATCACTACAGTCAAataaaacacccccccccccccccccttatacTGTGACCCAACCAGAGCACAGAGTGATGCACACATACTGAGTCATCCTCCCGTAGCTGAGGACACTATGCAGTATTTAACATGGCGCTGTATATACGCTCGGCTATGATCTAGCAGAGGCCTGGGAAATAGCTGACCACTTGACCCTCACACTGTCGGAGCTTACAGAACACAGTGGGCGTGGAAGCTGTGCGACGACAACAAACATTCATCCATGACCTGGGATCCATCTAAAATCAGATAAACAACATTTTCAGAGGTGATCAAGTTTACCGTCTGCAGGTTTGCTGGTGGGAGGCTGTGGTGTGGACATTATTcttctgctggtgctgctgctacGGCGCGTTGAGGGGCTGGTGAGGGAGGGCGTCCTGCTGAGGGGGTCGGAGGTCACGCCGGACGTCCTGTGCTCCACCGCGGTCGCTGGGACCGGGGTGGTCGTGTGCGTCAGGGGGGGAGATGTGACGTTTGTGACGTCTGCTATCCGGAGACACCGGGGATCTCGCCTCTGGAAGGAGAAGCATCAGTGAGGTCATTTGTGCAGAACCAAAGAGAAATGTGATAAAGTcataatgtaaataaagtgttttttaaatgtaaacacaagGAGAACCTCCTCTGGGCAGCCGAGGTCGACCCAGTCCTGCCGGTTCCGATCGAAACCACTGGAGCATCTGAGGAAGAAAGCAAATAATTATTAACAAAGAGGTAAACAAAGTACTGTACTGTCACAGTGCTGGATCCAAATATAGTAtcacaatataaacatttatgagTTTGAATTAAGCCTCAAAGGATTTTACATAAATTATTAAGAGGAAAGCTTCTCATTATAAACATATCATCTTAATAATCCTAATAATCATGATCATACAGTAATCATTTATACTGTTAATACAATTATGCTCCAATACAAGAAGAAAGCATGTAGTAAAAAGACATTTTTGGGgggtatttttagtttttaatgtaaataattcAATATAGTTTTTGACAACATGTACAATGGCCAAATATTCTTCATAGCTTCAGCCATGATTTATTCATCCTCGTATTTCAACGGTTGCAGATTTGTGCTTCGTGAAATGACATTTTGAGGAATGCGCGGCCCTCTCACTGGTATGTGCTCTGTGAGCTTTTCCAGTTTACCTTTGCAGCCGACTGCACCAGCTGCAGTTAAAGCCAATCTGAGAAGTGACGCATGGAGCACAGCTGGAGAACTGGAGACACGCTGGCAATAAGGAGAACAGTGAAGATGAAGAAACACAGTTTTAATGCCTGAAAATTAAACCtgaatgtgttttcactgaagGTTTTGCAGTGTAGAGCTAAACTGtcttttcagtttctgtttccagttttgtaaaatcaaaaaaactctagaataaacataaaaatgaaTGGATCTTCTCTAGAAACTTACTCGGGAGCGGCACCATCTCCACTGATGTAGAGTTGCAGATTTTGGACTTGAGGATATCGACCTTGTGATACTCGAAGATGGTTCTCCGGCGGACATCTGGAACGTGTCAGAAAGGACATTATGTCATTAATTCCTGTTGATATCTGACATTTTGTTTGATAAgtcgaaaaaaaaaaggattttagtAACAAATGTGCCACTCACTGGGAATATGCTCTATTTCATGAAGCACCACAAAAGCATCTGACAATCCCACTTTCACAGGATGATTCCCGGTGCTGATGTCGCTGATGTCAACAGGAATctatgaaagaaaaataacGAACGTATAAAACTTAATCTGCATTAAAGGAAGAGcacgaagaagaagagaaggaaagtCACCTCTTTGTACACGAAGACAATCCGCCCGTCACTGTGCAGAGCGGCCTGGAAGGTGAACGTCCCCAGAGCCAAGTCATGGAGCTGAATCCGGTTCCACTGAACCACCAGAGCAGTTCCTGAAGAGTCGACATGAacccacatgcacaacacagtcaaacatctgcagcagatcCACAACAGGACAACTAGGACGGTTCTGGCGTTCTCACCGTTATCAAAGTAACAGACGGAGGAGTTTTTGGAAAGACTTGGGTCGAAGTTGGCCATCAGGGGAGCGATGTACTGAGTCGCTGTGAGCATCCGGTGGATTAGATCTCCTGTGTAAATGAAACCTGGAAGAACCGGACATGCAGAGGTTGCATCAAATGTTCATCTGTTTTCATTCAGACATGGTTcactggtgaggaggaggaagtgtggCTCAGAGATTGGGACAATTGGGCCTCAGTGAAGGTTTGTGCTCTTTTGACTGTcgttttagtttttctgtctttatttgtgCAGGTTCATTTCTGCTGCAGTTTTCAAACACATCCTGAACTTCAGGATTTTCTTCATGCTGGAGATAGAGTGGTTGTATATGAGCTGATTCAAAAGACAATCATCAATGCAACTTTACTTTGAAAGGAAGACAatacaaaaatctaaatttgtataatttatcaGTACAACAATATACTCAGAGCTCGTCTTGTAACAGTGAGGAAAGACATCATGTGACTCACCTCCAGTGGTCACGGTGATTTCTTTGAGTATTTGTCCGTAGAAAGGGAAGTCGAAGGAAAGATTCACTCTCTGGCAGCAAAACAAAGTGAAGGCATCACAAGAAacactggacacacatcagccaTGGAACATTCAAAATACAACTTTACTGCAGCTAAATGAGAATTCATTAATTTTTGTTCCATTATTCATTACATTCATTACAGTTCGTCCATCCTGACTTGAACGACTGAGGGTAAATTCTGATCCAACAAGTCGAGGTTTTCATCTAATGTTTCTACAGCTCCTCTTTCATTTTGACAAAACACGGATTTCTCCTGTTCAACCACGCAGagagattttcatttttacctctgtctgtctgtggttgtTGGACAGGAAACCATGGACCTTCCACTCGTCATCCTCCATCTCATCGATGTTCACCCACAGCTCTTTACCTGCCGTGTCTCCAGGGCCGTAGATTTTCGACGTGTAGTAGGCGTGATCAGTGTCCTGTGGAGGAAACTGAGTTATAAATCATTACATCCAATCTGTCTTTCTTATTTACCTTGTGTGCGAAGCCTGGAGCACAGTCGATTTTCCATCTGTTCTCATTACCTTTCAAAAACAAGCCTAAGTAAAAAATGATATTTCACTATATAATCGTACAATCCAGGATACATTTTGGGGTGAATTTAACGATTAAAATCCCCTTTTAATCTCTTTAAACAAGACATAAAACACAAATGCTCCATCaaaactcccatcatgcattaaTTTCCCCTCTATTACAGTTAAACTGTCTTTTTCAAACTGTTCCCCAAATGATGTCCTGAATAGATTTTCACCATCTGATTTCTACGTGTCTTGGCTGGATAGTAACTGTACCACAATCTGTGTCGAGTTCTCGTGCCTCTCCTCCATCATCAGGTCGAGATCTGACTCCTCTGCTTGGTGCTGGTCTCTGTAGTGGCCCCTCTTGTCTGCAGCCCAGCGAGGGGCCCCCGACCGGGGCCTGGACGCccacttcctctccctgtgactCCCGATGTTCACATGCAGCCGTCCCTCTGGAGCAGGCAGCCCCTGCGTGTCACTGCGGTAGACCCCTTACAGACGAAGGAGGGGGAGATAAATTAGCACTGGGATCATATTATTGTCTTACTGCGTGTTTCTTAGAAccaatacaaataaattaacaataaaATTCAAATACCAGATACATTAATACATTATTTGTAACATTACAGGTTCAACAcaatttttcacaaaaaattcacaaatcctGCACCATTAAAACCACAAGACAATTCATACAATTCTCATGACTGCAGCTTTTCCAATTACAGAAAACAGCAAATCttacaacaaaaacataatttaagaGATTTGTTAGGCAACTACACTGGAACTCAGTACAGTGCATAACTGTCCCCTCATGAAACAACATATAAATTCGCTAGATaccaatttttattttaatctgcaccaaattgcacaaattcaTATATTTCAGTCCACTAGACATTtttacatcaagatccatgagtgATTCTCTAagaaatacatataaatgttgTGAAAGTtgcgcaatgttaaagaaagtgaaaaaataagaATAATTGCTGGATCCACCCTCTGATCCGGATCTACACAAAGAGGACTGGCTTCTCTCCAGacacataccacatccttcaacCTTTGTGTAAGCTAACCTTTCCAGTAGTTTTATGTGTAATCTTAcaatcaaaccaacaaacaaactgacagaGGTAATAACACAATCTCCTTGGAAGGAAATAAAATGATAGAGAATGCAAACACTTTCTGCTGTGCAATGCCTGAAAAGCCTGGcacatatatttattattctgtGATATTAACActattttaatctttaatctacTTAGGGGCTATAACAGGTCAACCCGTGTGAGGGAATATCAGCTGTGCAGACAGAATGTGTCCCCGATCATCAGTAAACTGGATTCCTGCGTCTTATTGACACACGCAGCAGGACATAAACAACTCCAGAGCGGGG
It includes:
- the LOC128454981 gene encoding plexin domain-containing protein 2; amino-acid sequence: MMMSVKKTLHLITGLILVFQFQFSFNKIKSATGVYRSDTQGLPAPEGRLHVNIGSHRERKWASRPRSGAPRWAADKRGHYRDQHQAEESDLDLMMEERHENSTQIVDTDHAYYTSKIYGPGDTAGKELWVNIDEMEDDEWKVHGFLSNNHRQTERVNLSFDFPFYGQILKEITVTTGGFIYTGDLIHRMLTATQYIAPLMANFDPSLSKNSSVCYFDNGTALVVQWNRIQLHDLALGTFTFQAALHSDGRIVFVYKEIPVDISDISTGNHPVKVGLSDAFVVLHEIEHIPNVRRRTIFEYHKVDILKSKICNSTSVEMVPLPTCLQFSSCAPCVTSQIGFNCSWCSRLQRCSSGFDRNRQDWVDLGCPEERRDPRCLRIADVTNVTSPPLTHTTTPVPATAVEHRTSGVTSDPLSRTPSLTSPSTRRSSSTSRRIMSTPQPPTSKPADDDTKISLHISEAPDEEEDTGEGDERLQVGLLAGIVLMMVFMAAAVLLSLYVYSHPTSSASLFFMERRPTRWPIMKFRRGSGHPSYAEMEAPGQDKEGSVVIDPKQSFVMSDRRESEQKEGFIVPDQRECFLVSESS